The Tripterygium wilfordii isolate XIE 37 chromosome 1, ASM1340144v1, whole genome shotgun sequence sequence TTATAGATAAAGAGAGAAGGATCAGCAAGTGATTGTTTGAAGCCCAAAGTTAGGAGATAGGTGCTGAGAGCTGTATACCACCCTCTAGGGGCTTGCTTAAGCCCGTATATGGATTTACAAACGCCTAGGGCTGCTTCATGTAAACAATTTCGAGTAGGTGACCATGCAGAAATGCATTATTAATATCAAGATGATGTAAGGACCATTGTTTCGATACTACAATGGACAGAACCATACGTACAGTAGCTGGTTTTATGACAGGACTGAAGGTATTGGTGTAATCAATACCCAGCCGTTGAGCATAGCCTTGAGCCACTAACCGGGCTTTGTACCAAGCCACAGAACCATCGGGGTTCTGTTTGATACGAAAAATCCACTTAGACCCAATAGGTTTGATTGTGGGTGATGGTGGAACAAGTGTCCACGTCCGATGCTTCTGTAGAGCATCAAATTCACTTTGCATAGCTGATTTCCAATGAGAGTTTAATAAAGCCTGTTTGACTGAAGTGGGTTCATTGGTTGGGGGTAGAGGATGAATGGTGGTGAGGTGAAGAGATTTgggtttgaaaattttattcatGGAACGAGTGGTTATAGTCCGGGTAAGAAGAAGTGCAGGTGGCGGAGATGGGGACATGGGAGCAGGGTCAGAGGGTAGATGAGCAGATGAGGGGGAGAGGGAGGAAGGTTGCGATAGAGGAGCCGAAAAAGATGGGTCATAGGACTGTTGAGTAGATGGAGTAGAGTGGGAAGAGATGCTGGTGGGCATGTAAGGATAATTAATAGTAACCACAGGAGTCGTTGAAAGGATATTGTTTGGAGCAATGTTAGTGCTAGTGTGAGATGAGAGGACACGATCTTGGTAGCCAGGAAAAACAAACTCATGAAAGCGAACATGGCGCAAGAGATAGAGTCGATGTGTAAGAGGATCATAACACTTGTAGGAACTTTGAGAGGTGGAATATCCAACAAAAATGCATGATTTCGAACGGGGTTGAAGCTTGTGAGCAGTATATGGCTGCAGCCAAGGGAAACATTGACAtccaaaaattttgagtttaagGTAATTAGGAGGTTTGTGGAATAGTTTTTCGAAGGGACTGAGAGGAGAGGTTGAAGTCAAAGGAAGCCTATTGATAAGGTATACTGCAGTTTGGAAAGGAAATGTCCAAAAGGAATAGGGAAGGTTGGCAGAGGTGAGTAGAGTCTTGGCGGTTTCGGTTAAGTGGCGATGTTTTTGTTTAGCGAGAGCAATAACTTGGGGCTTGTGTGGTGGGGATTGAAGCCAACTAATCCCTTCTTGAGACAAATaagatttgattttgatatattCCCCCCCATTATCAGTGTAAAGTGATCGAATAGGCCGTTGGAAATGTTTTTCCACTAATTTCTTGAATTGAACAAAGACAGTACTAACTTCAGATTTGAGATGAAGAGGGTAGAACCATGTATAATGAGTGAAGTGGTCAACAAATATAATGTAGTACTTGTAGCCATCAATGGAGGTCATGGGAGCAGGGCCCCATACGTCACTGTAGATAATTTCCAAGGGACAAGAGCTAGACACAGACGAGAGACCAAATGGTTGTCTATGAATTTTATTGATTTGGCAAGCGGTACAAAGTACAGGAGAAGTAGTGCTAATACATGGCAGGTCGAGATGACGAAGAACAGTGGATAAAAGTTTGTGAGATGGATGACCAAGTCTATGGTGCCACCCATCTGTAGTGAGGGTTGTAGCAGTGGGAGTTCTTCTGGAGGCAGCAAAACAAGAGCTGGGAGACGAGTCAAGTTGATAGATGCCATCAACGCAGCGGCCCATTGCCAAGGTTCGACCCGTAGCTTGATCCTGTATAAGACAGTGAAAAGGAAAGAACTCAATAAACACATTATTTTGTTTAGTAACTTCATGTACTGAGAGCAGATTTTTATACATTAAAGGAACGCATAGAGTGTTTGTAGCAGTGAgaggttgtgtgtgtgtgggtattTGAGTAATGCCAATGTGAGTGATATCCAAACCAGTACCATCGCCAATTCAGACTTCATCCGTGCTATCATATTTAGAGTGGATTGAAAGATTAGAGAGATCATGGGTTATATTGTGACTGGCGCCTGAGTCTAGTAGCCACGGCTGAGCATGGTGGGCCACAGACGGAGGAGCAATGGAAGATGCATAGTGAGCAGAGGGATTTTGATAGTTGGTGAAAACCTTAAACTGCCTGCATTTGTTGGCCTGTGACTAACTTTATCACAGAGTTTACAAGTGACTCGAGGTTGACCGCGGCCGTGTCTGCTTGACCTTCCATTCCAATTAGAATGTGGGGGTCGTGAACTACCCCAGTTCTGTTGAGTTCTGTTGGCAGTCCAGTTAGAGCGAGACTGATTGTGATTTCTTCCTCTAGATCGAGAGGAAGTGTTGCTGGGCTGACGTTGATGATAGTTAGCAGTGGCTATAGAGGTTGTTTGAACATATTAAAGGCGAATAACATAGCCTTCCTGAGCAACTAGGACATCACGCAGCTCTTCAAAGGTGAAAGCATTTTCACGAGTTCTAATAGAACCCACAATACTGGTGTATTCTTCACCGAGACCATCCAGAATGTATAAAGTCAGATCATCATTGGAGACGGGATGATCAATAAGAGCAAGTTCATCAGCCAAGAGTTTGATTTCCTGCAAAAATTCAGCCATAGTCTTGGAGCCCTTTTGGGAGTGAGAAATTTGGGATTTGAGTTGCCAAACCCGTGAGCGTGAAGAATTAGCATAGAGACTATGAATTTTTGTCTAGGCTGCAGCACTGCTACTGACATTACCCACAAGAGGGAGAGTAGTTCCATCAATGGAACCAACTAATGCAAGGAGAATGAACCGATCTTGGCTCTCCCAAGTATGAAACAGAGTCTTTGTTGCTTCATCAGTTGTagttttgatgggttttggaGGACTAGGGAGAGTGCCATCCACATACCCAACCAAGTTGTATGCGCGAAGTAGTGCAAGAAATTGAAGTCGCCATGAGGTGAAATTTGTGGCAGTGAGCTTAATCTGTGTTGGCGATATAGCATGAACAGTAACAGAAATGGTAGATCCAGAAACGGGAACGATGACAGAAGTAGAAAGAGATTGTGGTTGAGCAATGGAGAAAGCGGAGGTCGACTCGTCGAAGTCTGGCAGCTCCGATACTAAAAAGAGATTGTGTGAACCGATTTTCATTAAACTGAATAATAGTTacagatgtatatatatacacagatacaAAGCAAAGAAAGCATAAAGAAGACAAAGTCTTCTGGCAGAGGTACATGAGGATAAGAACTATTCGTTGAGAGTAACGGATATAAGATTGATTATAGACTAAGCTGCTGAGCTGGAGTTGTGTTATTGGGCTTTGGTGGGCTGGTCTCTTGATATGGTCTCGTTAATATCAAGTCAAGTCCATATTCAAAGGTTcacatacacacataaacatatatgataatatcatacacatattcatctccaaaccatgtatacccacctatacatatataaacacataaactcatgtatatatatacacatctacCCATAGgcgtacacacacacatatatataaacacataaaatatacacacacaagcaCACGAtatttacacacatatatacactatatatatatatatatacaaacacaaatccatatgtacacacacaatatatatatatatatatatatgaaaattttaaagtgagggatccctcactttatttaaaataagggatccatctaacaccagtcattatgtgtaagtgtggtcCCCACATGTGATGGGGCCCAtgcatgaatggtgttagaaggatcccgcactttaaataaagtgtgggatcccgcacttgagaatccctctatatatatatatatatacacacacacacatacagacacaatatatatatacataccgaCACAATAAACATATACCCACAAACGCATCATATAGACACGCACACATACTTTATATAATATTCACACACAAACACTTCACATATAGAAACATACTGTATACACACACCCAccgtatatacatacacatatacacactgtatatatatacacacatataaaccgtgcatacaaacacatatatacaagcacCCATAAAccggtatatatacatatacgaacACCTACAtacaaacatcaaaacccagcaTGTATACACATAAAtacaaacatcaaaacccaacatatatacatatacaaacacatgtatcacaaCCCAGTTATTATCACAGTGAACGAACAAAAAGCTGGTATATATACACGTacgaacacatatatacaagcagcaaaacccagcatatatacacatacaaataTATGTATCAAAACCCAGATATTATCACAGTGAACAAATAAAGGTCTGAATCATggaaatcaaatatcaaaaccaAGTTTCCATATAATGAACAAATAGGCATTCAAACCATGAAAACCAGAACTAGATATGTCTCGGGGAAATAGAGCCAAAGAGATAGGACCAAAGAAAGTGTAGGACTAGCACCAAAAAATGGAATCAGAGAGATTGAAACAAAGAATGATATAAGTGTGTATATGTTACCTTCCGAGAACAAAAACAGCAAAGGAGGATGAACAACTGGAGCAATATCTCCCTCTTTCCCTTCTGTTCTTCTCTCCAACGGCTACTCCATACTTCATGGTTTTGATTTCTCTCGATTCCTCTCTGGTTTCCCGATTTCCCTCATCTGGTTCTTCTTCTCCAGCGATTTTCCTCCccgattttctctctttttctttgtctctaatttctttttcctctcttttgttTGTGTTGTGCGGCTGCCTTTTCCTCCCTCTTTTTTTTCACCTCTAAAACCCTATGGTGTGCTCTTTATATTGTGCAACCATCTCCCCACTAAAACCCTAGctctttcaattttcatttttaccccaactttttctctccttttaacCAAGATGACAACcctttttggtctttttcattttctaattttccattttatttatttattttttcattctctagatattttctagggcttTGTTTTTTGTAATTGGGTAAAAACTTAGGAATTGGGCcctaaattttgagtttatgagtCCATGggcttttaaacaaagaaacaaatttggacttcatttttcttcctttaatttttattttggatttcatatctttattttttcttttattaatatttttggctGGATGAAAActggttactacagctgcctccctttgtatgtcttttatgaaataaaaggcaaacaaaggtgtagttgaCCGATTTTCATACGGAAGAGCTGTAAAAGGTAATGCGTGGGATCATTATGGCCATTCctagcttggccagcaagaaaagaaactgcatgggatcactatggccattcgcAGGTTAGCCTgcatgaaaagaaagtgcatgggatcactatagccattcccagcttggcctaCATggaaagaaagtgcatgggatcactgtagccattcctagcttggctgatgaaaagaaagtgcatgggatcactatagccattcccagcttggctgatgaaaagaaagtgcatgggatcactatagccattcccagcttggctgatgaaaagaaactacataggatcactatggccattcccagcttggccaaaaatgtttgtttgaattttatgcaagaaaatatccatgagtgtatgaatgcatgaagaaaattgtattttctttatttttctcattttgaaaatttgattttggttaattgttgtaagcaccatcacccctatcatcctgcaatcatccatcatgagaagactgcatcttttgattccatccatcatgagaagactccttcaaaggctttcttcaccataTATGGTCCCTCaaaattcggtgtccacttccctcggtgatccttttgaggtggcaagatcatcttcaacactaaatctccctccctgaaactgcgaggtctaactttcttattatgtgctttcatcaatcatctttgatacaattgccctttacaaattgctcgtaatctttgttcttcaatcaaattcaactgttcgTATCGCGTTCGAGCCCagtctgattcttccaaacccgcctccaaaactactcgaagggatggaatctccgcTTCAATAGGCAAGaccgcttccataccatacaccaaagagaaaggagtctccccggtggatgtgcgtattgatgtccgataaccatatagagcaaaagggatcttctcatgccaatctttgtaattctctgtcatcttcccgatgatcttcttgatattcttattcgccgcttcgacaacCCTATTCATCTTCGGAAGGTatggagtcgaattatggtgatgaattttgaactggtcacaaaaatccttcaccattttgctgttgaaatttgtgccattatcagtaataattcttttggggactccatatcgacaaacaatctcttttctcaaaaaccgaacaactacgctactcgtcacattagaatacgaagcagcctccacccatttggtaaaataatcaatagcaaccaaaatgaaacgatgcccattagaagctttcggctcaattggaccgatgacatctaatccccacatcgaaaaaggccatggtgacgtcaacacatataatggattaacgggaacatgtgttctgtctgcataaatctgacacttatggcatctgtttgcataacttatacagtccctctccatggttaactaATAATACCCTGCCcgaataatcttccgtgccattgtatatccactggaatgagtcccacattgtcacgcccctctctcctaaggtataccgaagtgtacctatacccacagagacgtgaccggcaggggacaccccatcccccgaaccaattcccataCCGATAATTAAAtccaataaacatatgtaacaataataataatgataaccacctaaaccaccggagtaaatatacaacagcggatccGTAAAATATATCCGctcgataccaaaccgtgtaatatacccaaaatacaataccaaaatccacgccctgctagaatagtcggctcgaggctacacatcagctcacgcaacccgtCACTGACCACCCTCTCTCGtaccgaactcacctgaaagggaataaagaagaggggtgagctgcaaagctcagtagggcgtagaaagaaaacaccgatatcaaaaaaaatacaagaaatccaagaatatgatgcagaataagcaatacaataaataagcaatcatcgacaatccaatcaggGAATATAGCAGCCGATAAAGCTATATAACACTGTAACCACGAACCCCGGccaccagaaatccataatccactccaaaatccataaGTCATAgtccgtaatccataatccacccctggacccaccctaatccccgtagtgtgtctcccagtccaggttcacaccgaaactggatgaggatcggatatcccgatagcatagcctacaccagagagcgtcccctgtgatgcacctcatcccagacggtctacaggtacgtacccggtctatatatatatcatccatcgtaaatccatatccaataaattgggctccta is a genomic window containing:
- the LOC119995713 gene encoding uncharacterized protein LOC119995713, whose protein sequence is MKYGVAVGEKNRRERGRYCSSCSSSFAVFVLGRIKLRVEPWQWAAALMASINLTRLPALVLLPPEELPLLQPSLQMGGTIDLVIHLTNFYPLFFVISTCHVLALLLLYFVPLAKSIKFIDNHLVSRLCLALVPWKLSTVTYGALLP